Proteins from a single region of Hordeum vulgare subsp. vulgare chromosome 6H, MorexV3_pseudomolecules_assembly, whole genome shotgun sequence:
- the LOC123401821 gene encoding CBL-interacting serine/threonine-protein kinase 21 isoform X3, with the protein MVLAESIGKYRVGRTIGEGAFAKVRLAVDAETGRCVAVKVIDRSTVLRNNLMYQVKREIGAMKLLNHPNIVKIHEVIATKTKICLVMEYVPGGQLSDKLSYLKRLDEREAKKYFYQLIDAVDYCHRRGVFHRDLKPENLLLDNQGNLKVSDFGLSVLRKPGQLLSTSCGSPCYVAPEVIQHRTYDGAAADIWSCGVILFELLAGYLPFQDCSLINLYRRISRAQYALPQWITLPQKKIILRILDPSPITRAKINDIFDDEWFQEGYNPSVRRTESDYGDDCVDIDETGTNSDGSHSTEVREAGAANPEPEQFINAFRLIATCRDLDLSGLFQEQKTKLGSPHSVQETLEIITAAARDVSLSARRMGSSMVKLQDIRLLSRSMLDLTLSAEVIQVTPAHCVVEVSKSSGDLRAYKEFTDDQCNSIAFNACSSAQACADCSRGGCSSMAAHLIWRPT; encoded by the exons ATGGTGCTGGCGGAGAGCATTGGCAAGTACAGGGTCGGCCGGACCATCGGGGAGGGCGCCTTCGCCAAGGTCCGGCTCGCCGTCGACGCCGAGACTGGCCGCTGCGTCGCGGTCAAGGTCATCGACAGGAGCACGGTGCTCAGGAACAACCTCATGTATCAG GTGAAGAGAGAGATCGGCGCGATGAAGCTTCTCAACCACCCCAACATAGTCAAGATACACGAG GTGATCGCGACAAAGACCAAGATATGTCTGGTGATGGAGTATGTTCCGGGAGGGCAGCTCTCCGACAAGCTA AGTTACCTCAAGAGATTGGATGAGAGGGAAGCGAAGAAGTACTTCTACCAGCTGATTGATGCTGTGGACTATTGCCACCGGAGAGGCGTCTTTCACAGGGATCTCAAG CCTGAGAACTTGTTGCTAGATAATCAGGGCAATCTCAAGGTATCCGATTTTGGCCTCAGCGTGCTACGGAAG CCAGGGCAGTTGCTATCCACATCTTGCGGCTCTCCATGCTACGTGGCTCCTGAG GTGATTCAGCACAGGACTTACGATGGGGCGGCCGCCGACATCTGGTCATGCGGAGTGATCCTGTTTGAGCTCCTTGCTGGTTATCTGCCATTCCAGGACTGCAGCTTGATAAACTTGTACAGAAGG ATATCTCGAGCGCAGTATGCATTACCGCAATGGATAACGCTGCCTCAGAAGAAGATTATCTTGAGGATACTCGATCCATCTCCTATAACG AGAGCGAAGATAAATGATATCTTCGATGACGAGTGGTTCCAAGAGGGCTACAATCCATCAGTAAGGAGAACTGAGAGTGATTATGGTGATGATTGTGTTGATATTGATGAGACTGGCACAAATAGTGATGGCAGCCACAGCACAGAG GTAAGAGAAGCTGGGGCAGCAAATCCAGAGCCTGAGCAGTTCATCAACGCGTTCCGGTTGATAGCGACGTGCAGAGATCTCGACTTGTCAGGACTCTTCCAAGAGCAG AAAACAAAGCTCGGCTCGCCGCACTCGGTGCAGGAAACACTGGAGATAATCACAGCTGCAGCCCGGGATGTGAGTTTGTCAGCAAGGAGAATGGGCAGCTCCATG GTGAAGCTTCAGGACATCAGATTGCTATCAAGAAGCATGCTGGATCTTACACTCTCGGCCGAG GTGATCCAGGTGACACCAGCACACTGCGTCGTCGAAGTGTCCAAGTCCAGCGGTGATCTGAGAGCATACAAAGAG TTTACTGATGATCAATGCAACTCTATTGCATTCAACGCATGCAGTTCTGCACAAGCCTGTGCAGATTGCTCAAGAGGCGGGTGCAGCAGCATGGCAGCTCATCTGATTTGGAGACCAACCTAG
- the LOC123401821 gene encoding CBL-interacting serine/threonine-protein kinase 21 isoform X4, which translates to MVLAESIGKYRVGRTIGEGAFAKVRLAVDAETGRCVAVKVIDRSTVLRNNLMYQVKREIGAMKLLNHPNIVKIHEVAAQIPSPFHPLPKHAALAGLKPLPCLTAVTFTQVIATKTKICLVMEYVPGGQLSDKLSYLKRLDEREAKKYFYQLIDAVDYCHRRGVFHRDLKPENLLLDNQGNLKVSDFGLSVLRKPGQLLSTSCGSPCYVAPEVIQHRTYDGAAADIWSCGVILFELLAGYLPFQDCSLINLYRRISRAQYALPQWITLPQKKIILRILDPSPITRAKINDIFDDEWFQEGYNPSVRRTESDYGDDCVDIDETGTNSDGSHSTEVREAGAANPEPEQFINAFRLIATCRDLDLSGLFQEQKTKLGSPHSVQETLEIITAAARDVSLSARRMGSSMVKLQDIRLLSRSMLDLTLSAEVKYHPM; encoded by the exons ATGGTGCTGGCGGAGAGCATTGGCAAGTACAGGGTCGGCCGGACCATCGGGGAGGGCGCCTTCGCCAAGGTCCGGCTCGCCGTCGACGCCGAGACTGGCCGCTGCGTCGCGGTCAAGGTCATCGACAGGAGCACGGTGCTCAGGAACAACCTCATGTATCAG GTGAAGAGAGAGATCGGCGCGATGAAGCTTCTCAACCACCCCAACATAGTCAAGATACACGAGGTAGCTGCTCAAATTCCTTCACCATTCCATCCATTGCCCAAGCATGCAGCATTGGCAGGACTGAAGCCTCTTCCGTGCCTTACTGCGGTTACATTCACGCAGGTGATCGCGACAAAGACCAAGATATGTCTGGTGATGGAGTATGTTCCGGGAGGGCAGCTCTCCGACAAGCTA AGTTACCTCAAGAGATTGGATGAGAGGGAAGCGAAGAAGTACTTCTACCAGCTGATTGATGCTGTGGACTATTGCCACCGGAGAGGCGTCTTTCACAGGGATCTCAAG CCTGAGAACTTGTTGCTAGATAATCAGGGCAATCTCAAGGTATCCGATTTTGGCCTCAGCGTGCTACGGAAG CCAGGGCAGTTGCTATCCACATCTTGCGGCTCTCCATGCTACGTGGCTCCTGAG GTGATTCAGCACAGGACTTACGATGGGGCGGCCGCCGACATCTGGTCATGCGGAGTGATCCTGTTTGAGCTCCTTGCTGGTTATCTGCCATTCCAGGACTGCAGCTTGATAAACTTGTACAGAAGG ATATCTCGAGCGCAGTATGCATTACCGCAATGGATAACGCTGCCTCAGAAGAAGATTATCTTGAGGATACTCGATCCATCTCCTATAACG AGAGCGAAGATAAATGATATCTTCGATGACGAGTGGTTCCAAGAGGGCTACAATCCATCAGTAAGGAGAACTGAGAGTGATTATGGTGATGATTGTGTTGATATTGATGAGACTGGCACAAATAGTGATGGCAGCCACAGCACAGAG GTAAGAGAAGCTGGGGCAGCAAATCCAGAGCCTGAGCAGTTCATCAACGCGTTCCGGTTGATAGCGACGTGCAGAGATCTCGACTTGTCAGGACTCTTCCAAGAGCAG AAAACAAAGCTCGGCTCGCCGCACTCGGTGCAGGAAACACTGGAGATAATCACAGCTGCAGCCCGGGATGTGAGTTTGTCAGCAAGGAGAATGGGCAGCTCCATG GTGAAGCTTCAGGACATCAGATTGCTATCAAGAAGCATGCTGGATCTTACACTCTCGGCCGAGGTGAAGTACCATCCCAT GTGA
- the LOC123401821 gene encoding CBL-interacting serine/threonine-protein kinase 21 isoform X5, whose translation MVLAESIGKYRVGRTIGEGAFAKVRLAVDAETGRCVAVKVIDRSTVLRNNLMYQVKREIGAMKLLNHPNIVKIHEVIATKTKICLVMEYVPGGQLSDKLSYLKRLDEREAKKYFYQLIDAVDYCHRRGVFHRDLKPENLLLDNQGNLKVSDFGLSVLRKPGQLLSTSCGSPCYVAPEVIQHRTYDGAAADIWSCGVILFELLAGYLPFQDCSLINLYRRISRAQYALPQWITLPQKKIILRILDPSPITRAKINDIFDDEWFQEGYNPSVRRTESDYGDDCVDIDETGTNSDGSHSTEVREAGAANPEPEQFINAFRLIATCRDLDLSGLFQEQKTKLGSPHSVQETLEIITAAARDVSLSARRMGSSMVKLQDIRLLSRSMLDLTLSAEVIQVTPAHCVVEVSKSSGDLRAYKEFCTSLCRLLKRRVQQHGSSSDLETNLV comes from the exons ATGGTGCTGGCGGAGAGCATTGGCAAGTACAGGGTCGGCCGGACCATCGGGGAGGGCGCCTTCGCCAAGGTCCGGCTCGCCGTCGACGCCGAGACTGGCCGCTGCGTCGCGGTCAAGGTCATCGACAGGAGCACGGTGCTCAGGAACAACCTCATGTATCAG GTGAAGAGAGAGATCGGCGCGATGAAGCTTCTCAACCACCCCAACATAGTCAAGATACACGAG GTGATCGCGACAAAGACCAAGATATGTCTGGTGATGGAGTATGTTCCGGGAGGGCAGCTCTCCGACAAGCTA AGTTACCTCAAGAGATTGGATGAGAGGGAAGCGAAGAAGTACTTCTACCAGCTGATTGATGCTGTGGACTATTGCCACCGGAGAGGCGTCTTTCACAGGGATCTCAAG CCTGAGAACTTGTTGCTAGATAATCAGGGCAATCTCAAGGTATCCGATTTTGGCCTCAGCGTGCTACGGAAG CCAGGGCAGTTGCTATCCACATCTTGCGGCTCTCCATGCTACGTGGCTCCTGAG GTGATTCAGCACAGGACTTACGATGGGGCGGCCGCCGACATCTGGTCATGCGGAGTGATCCTGTTTGAGCTCCTTGCTGGTTATCTGCCATTCCAGGACTGCAGCTTGATAAACTTGTACAGAAGG ATATCTCGAGCGCAGTATGCATTACCGCAATGGATAACGCTGCCTCAGAAGAAGATTATCTTGAGGATACTCGATCCATCTCCTATAACG AGAGCGAAGATAAATGATATCTTCGATGACGAGTGGTTCCAAGAGGGCTACAATCCATCAGTAAGGAGAACTGAGAGTGATTATGGTGATGATTGTGTTGATATTGATGAGACTGGCACAAATAGTGATGGCAGCCACAGCACAGAG GTAAGAGAAGCTGGGGCAGCAAATCCAGAGCCTGAGCAGTTCATCAACGCGTTCCGGTTGATAGCGACGTGCAGAGATCTCGACTTGTCAGGACTCTTCCAAGAGCAG AAAACAAAGCTCGGCTCGCCGCACTCGGTGCAGGAAACACTGGAGATAATCACAGCTGCAGCCCGGGATGTGAGTTTGTCAGCAAGGAGAATGGGCAGCTCCATG GTGAAGCTTCAGGACATCAGATTGCTATCAAGAAGCATGCTGGATCTTACACTCTCGGCCGAG GTGATCCAGGTGACACCAGCACACTGCGTCGTCGAAGTGTCCAAGTCCAGCGGTGATCTGAGAGCATACAAAGAG TTCTGCACAAGCCTGTGCAGATTGCTCAAGAGGCGGGTGCAGCAGCATGGCAGCTCATCTGATTTGGAGACCAACCTAGTCTGA
- the LOC123401821 gene encoding CBL-interacting serine/threonine-protein kinase 21 isoform X1 — protein MVLAESIGKYRVGRTIGEGAFAKVRLAVDAETGRCVAVKVIDRSTVLRNNLMYQVKREIGAMKLLNHPNIVKIHEVAAQIPSPFHPLPKHAALAGLKPLPCLTAVTFTQVIATKTKICLVMEYVPGGQLSDKLSYLKRLDEREAKKYFYQLIDAVDYCHRRGVFHRDLKPENLLLDNQGNLKVSDFGLSVLRKPGQLLSTSCGSPCYVAPEVIQHRTYDGAAADIWSCGVILFELLAGYLPFQDCSLINLYRRISRAQYALPQWITLPQKKIILRILDPSPITRAKINDIFDDEWFQEGYNPSVRRTESDYGDDCVDIDETGTNSDGSHSTEVREAGAANPEPEQFINAFRLIATCRDLDLSGLFQEQKTKLGSPHSVQETLEIITAAARDVSLSARRMGSSMVKLQDIRLLSRSMLDLTLSAEVIQVTPAHCVVEVSKSSGDLRAYKEFTDDQCNSIAFNACSSAQACADCSRGGCSSMAAHLIWRPT, from the exons ATGGTGCTGGCGGAGAGCATTGGCAAGTACAGGGTCGGCCGGACCATCGGGGAGGGCGCCTTCGCCAAGGTCCGGCTCGCCGTCGACGCCGAGACTGGCCGCTGCGTCGCGGTCAAGGTCATCGACAGGAGCACGGTGCTCAGGAACAACCTCATGTATCAG GTGAAGAGAGAGATCGGCGCGATGAAGCTTCTCAACCACCCCAACATAGTCAAGATACACGAGGTAGCTGCTCAAATTCCTTCACCATTCCATCCATTGCCCAAGCATGCAGCATTGGCAGGACTGAAGCCTCTTCCGTGCCTTACTGCGGTTACATTCACGCAGGTGATCGCGACAAAGACCAAGATATGTCTGGTGATGGAGTATGTTCCGGGAGGGCAGCTCTCCGACAAGCTA AGTTACCTCAAGAGATTGGATGAGAGGGAAGCGAAGAAGTACTTCTACCAGCTGATTGATGCTGTGGACTATTGCCACCGGAGAGGCGTCTTTCACAGGGATCTCAAG CCTGAGAACTTGTTGCTAGATAATCAGGGCAATCTCAAGGTATCCGATTTTGGCCTCAGCGTGCTACGGAAG CCAGGGCAGTTGCTATCCACATCTTGCGGCTCTCCATGCTACGTGGCTCCTGAG GTGATTCAGCACAGGACTTACGATGGGGCGGCCGCCGACATCTGGTCATGCGGAGTGATCCTGTTTGAGCTCCTTGCTGGTTATCTGCCATTCCAGGACTGCAGCTTGATAAACTTGTACAGAAGG ATATCTCGAGCGCAGTATGCATTACCGCAATGGATAACGCTGCCTCAGAAGAAGATTATCTTGAGGATACTCGATCCATCTCCTATAACG AGAGCGAAGATAAATGATATCTTCGATGACGAGTGGTTCCAAGAGGGCTACAATCCATCAGTAAGGAGAACTGAGAGTGATTATGGTGATGATTGTGTTGATATTGATGAGACTGGCACAAATAGTGATGGCAGCCACAGCACAGAG GTAAGAGAAGCTGGGGCAGCAAATCCAGAGCCTGAGCAGTTCATCAACGCGTTCCGGTTGATAGCGACGTGCAGAGATCTCGACTTGTCAGGACTCTTCCAAGAGCAG AAAACAAAGCTCGGCTCGCCGCACTCGGTGCAGGAAACACTGGAGATAATCACAGCTGCAGCCCGGGATGTGAGTTTGTCAGCAAGGAGAATGGGCAGCTCCATG GTGAAGCTTCAGGACATCAGATTGCTATCAAGAAGCATGCTGGATCTTACACTCTCGGCCGAG GTGATCCAGGTGACACCAGCACACTGCGTCGTCGAAGTGTCCAAGTCCAGCGGTGATCTGAGAGCATACAAAGAG TTTACTGATGATCAATGCAACTCTATTGCATTCAACGCATGCAGTTCTGCACAAGCCTGTGCAGATTGCTCAAGAGGCGGGTGCAGCAGCATGGCAGCTCATCTGATTTGGAGACCAACCTAG
- the LOC123401821 gene encoding CBL-interacting serine/threonine-protein kinase 21 isoform X2, which translates to MVLAESIGKYRVGRTIGEGAFAKVRLAVDAETGRCVAVKVIDRSTVLRNNLMYQVKREIGAMKLLNHPNIVKIHEVAAQIPSPFHPLPKHAALAGLKPLPCLTAVTFTQVIATKTKICLVMEYVPGGQLSDKLSYLKRLDEREAKKYFYQLIDAVDYCHRRGVFHRDLKPENLLLDNQGNLKVSDFGLSVLRKPGQLLSTSCGSPCYVAPEVIQHRTYDGAAADIWSCGVILFELLAGYLPFQDCSLINLYRRISRAQYALPQWITLPQKKIILRILDPSPITRAKINDIFDDEWFQEGYNPSVRRTESDYGDDCVDIDETGTNSDGSHSTEVREAGAANPEPEQFINAFRLIATCRDLDLSGLFQEQKTKLGSPHSVQETLEIITAAARDVSLSARRMGSSMVKLQDIRLLSRSMLDLTLSAEVIQVTPAHCVVEVSKSSGDLRAYKEFCTSLCRLLKRRVQQHGSSSDLETNLV; encoded by the exons ATGGTGCTGGCGGAGAGCATTGGCAAGTACAGGGTCGGCCGGACCATCGGGGAGGGCGCCTTCGCCAAGGTCCGGCTCGCCGTCGACGCCGAGACTGGCCGCTGCGTCGCGGTCAAGGTCATCGACAGGAGCACGGTGCTCAGGAACAACCTCATGTATCAG GTGAAGAGAGAGATCGGCGCGATGAAGCTTCTCAACCACCCCAACATAGTCAAGATACACGAGGTAGCTGCTCAAATTCCTTCACCATTCCATCCATTGCCCAAGCATGCAGCATTGGCAGGACTGAAGCCTCTTCCGTGCCTTACTGCGGTTACATTCACGCAGGTGATCGCGACAAAGACCAAGATATGTCTGGTGATGGAGTATGTTCCGGGAGGGCAGCTCTCCGACAAGCTA AGTTACCTCAAGAGATTGGATGAGAGGGAAGCGAAGAAGTACTTCTACCAGCTGATTGATGCTGTGGACTATTGCCACCGGAGAGGCGTCTTTCACAGGGATCTCAAG CCTGAGAACTTGTTGCTAGATAATCAGGGCAATCTCAAGGTATCCGATTTTGGCCTCAGCGTGCTACGGAAG CCAGGGCAGTTGCTATCCACATCTTGCGGCTCTCCATGCTACGTGGCTCCTGAG GTGATTCAGCACAGGACTTACGATGGGGCGGCCGCCGACATCTGGTCATGCGGAGTGATCCTGTTTGAGCTCCTTGCTGGTTATCTGCCATTCCAGGACTGCAGCTTGATAAACTTGTACAGAAGG ATATCTCGAGCGCAGTATGCATTACCGCAATGGATAACGCTGCCTCAGAAGAAGATTATCTTGAGGATACTCGATCCATCTCCTATAACG AGAGCGAAGATAAATGATATCTTCGATGACGAGTGGTTCCAAGAGGGCTACAATCCATCAGTAAGGAGAACTGAGAGTGATTATGGTGATGATTGTGTTGATATTGATGAGACTGGCACAAATAGTGATGGCAGCCACAGCACAGAG GTAAGAGAAGCTGGGGCAGCAAATCCAGAGCCTGAGCAGTTCATCAACGCGTTCCGGTTGATAGCGACGTGCAGAGATCTCGACTTGTCAGGACTCTTCCAAGAGCAG AAAACAAAGCTCGGCTCGCCGCACTCGGTGCAGGAAACACTGGAGATAATCACAGCTGCAGCCCGGGATGTGAGTTTGTCAGCAAGGAGAATGGGCAGCTCCATG GTGAAGCTTCAGGACATCAGATTGCTATCAAGAAGCATGCTGGATCTTACACTCTCGGCCGAG GTGATCCAGGTGACACCAGCACACTGCGTCGTCGAAGTGTCCAAGTCCAGCGGTGATCTGAGAGCATACAAAGAG TTCTGCACAAGCCTGTGCAGATTGCTCAAGAGGCGGGTGCAGCAGCATGGCAGCTCATCTGATTTGGAGACCAACCTAGTCTGA